In one Heteronotia binoei isolate CCM8104 ecotype False Entrance Well chromosome 1, APGP_CSIRO_Hbin_v1, whole genome shotgun sequence genomic region, the following are encoded:
- the MLNR gene encoding motilin receptor, with amino-acid sequence MNCSNASSPAACQEQEEEWLVLPLCNKYICPLLPLRVLIPVTVVCLALLVLGVVGNVLTVMVMGRCRELRNTTSLYLGSLAVSDLLLLLLGLPLDLYRLWRSRPWVLGSVMCSVWHWSSEACAYCSVLHLTALTAERYLAICFPLRAKVLVTRRRVKALLVVLWAVALLSAAPFLFLVGVRQAGNVSFSRECGPTAHARQSGLLSTMLWITTCYFVLPVLCLYVLYSFIIRELLHSKKAHLSGASHRSHQQTVRMLVVLVLAFVICWLPFHIGRIIYINSRDSKMMHFSQYFNIFALQLFYLSASINPILYNLISKRYRAAAYKLLMTNRAGERASTIIRETVGYTETSSSIKKVNLGYL; translated from the exons ATGAACTGCAGCAACGCCAGCAGTCCTGCAGCATGCCAAGAACAGGAGGAAGAGTGGCTGGTGCTTCCGCTGTGCAACAAGTACATTTGCCCATTGCTGCCCCTGCGTGTCCTGATCCCTGTGACCGTGGTGTGCCTGGCACTGCTGGTGCTTGGCGTGGTGGGCAACGTTCTGACCGTGATGGTGATGGGCCGCTGCCGGGAGCTCCGCAACACCACCAGCCTCTACCTGGGCAGCCTGGCAGTCTCCgacctgctgcttctgctgctggggcTGCCTCTTGACTTGTACCGGCTGTGGCGCTCGCGACCGTGGGTGCTGGGCTCTGTGATGTGCAGCGTGTGGCACTGGTCCAGCGAGGCGTGCGCCTACTGCTCAGTCCTGCACTTGACGGCGCTCACGGCCGAGCGCTACCTCGCCATCTGCTTCCCGCTGCGAGCCAAAGTGTTGGTGACCAGACGCCGCGTCAAGGCGCTGCTGGTGGTGCTCTGGGCAGTGGCGCTGCTCTCCGCGGCCCCTTTCCTCTTCTTGGTGGGTGTCCGGCAGGCTGGGAATGTCAGCTTCAGCCGTGAGTGTGGCCCCACGGCGCACGCACGGCAGTCGGGACTCCTGAGTACCATGCTCTGGATCACCACCTGCTACTTTGTGCTGCCCGTCCTCTGCCTCTACGTCCTCTACAGCTTCATTATCAGGGAGCTTCTGCACAGCAAGAAGGCGCACCTTAGTGGAGCCTCACATCGGAGCCACCAGCAGACGGTGCGCATGCTGG ttGTGCTGGTTCTGGCTTTTGTGATTTGCTGGCTGCCCTTCCACATCGGCAGGATCATATACATCAACTCTCGAGATTCCAAGATGATGCACTTCTCCCAATACTTCAACATTTTCGCCCTGCAGCTTTTCTACTTGAGCGCTTCTATCAACCCCATCCTTTACAACCTCATCTCCAAGCGGTACAGGGCAGCGGCTTATAAACTGCTGATGACCAACAGAGCTGGAGAAAGGGCTTCTACGATCATCAGAGAAACTGTTGGCTACACAGAGACCAGCAgtagcatcaaaaaggtgaaccTCGGTTATTTGTGA